In a genomic window of Clavelina lepadiformis chromosome 7, kaClaLepa1.1, whole genome shotgun sequence:
- the LOC143465273 gene encoding SCAN domain-containing protein 3-like: protein MLARKGKPHTIGEELILPSVKEVLDTVLHHKASSTVIKSIPLSNKTVQRRVDERATYIENSLCSIIRNTEFSLQLDESTLPGNESLLLGYVRFVNDGVLHQELAIALALDSDTRVCATDGAPSMMGRYHGFMAFLKAANPNVLTIHCVIHPQDLVAENISGRLNLSLKTVIKAVNKIKAHGLNTRLFKQLCKENNEALERLFLHTGVRWLSKGSCHPGLAKEIIAMK from the exons ATGCTTGCAAGAAAAGGCAAGCCGCACACGATCGGCGAAGAATTGATCTTGCCATCAGTGAAGGAAGTTTTAGACACAGTTTTGCATCACAAGGCCTCTTCTACAGTTATTAAATCTATTCCTCTGAGTAACAAAACTGTTCAGAGACGGGTGGATGAGAGGGCCACCTATATAGAAAATAGCTTATGCAGCATCATCAGGAATACAGAATTCAGTTTACAGCTGGATGAGTCAACTTTGCCAGGAAATGAGTCTCTATTACTTGGGTATGTTCGTTTTGTGAATGATGGAGTTTTACATCAAGAGTTGGCAATAGCTTTAGCACTGGATTCAGATACTCGGG TGTGTGCAACTGACGGCGCCCCATCTATGATGGGCCGTTACCATGGCTTCATGGCATTCCTAAAAGCAGCGAATCCAAACGTGCTTACAATTCATTGTGTGATTCATCCGCAGGATTTGGTGGCCGAGAATATCAGTGGTCGTCTTAACCTCTCATTGAAGACTGTCATCAAGGCAGTAAATAAGATTAAAGCTCATGGACTTAACACACGCTTGTTTAAGCAATTGTGTAAAGAAAACAACGAGGCCCTTGAGCGCTTATTTCTACACACGGGAGTAAGATGGCTCTCCAAGGGAAGCTGTCACCCTGGCCTTGCCAAAGAAATTATTGCTATGAAATGA
- the LOC143466290 gene encoding adenosine kinase-like isoform X2 — translation MTLTRVREGILFGMGNPLLDISANVGEGYLIKYGLKPNDAILAEEKHRPLYNEVVEMFPVDYIAGGSTQNSIKVAQWMLEIPKSTTFIGCIGEDKFGEILEKKAEEVGVRTAYYKQSEEPTGLCAALLCGTDRSLCANLAAANKYKIEHLQKEENWKLLEQASFIYIAGFFLTVSPETIQSVATHAAQNGKVFMMNLSAPFLSQFFIKPMMDAMPYVDILFGNETEALTFSEVQKLETKDIAEIAKKIAGLPKVNSTKPRMVVITQGDQSTIVANGPHDIATYPVIALEQSKIVDTNGAGDAFVGGFLAQLVQGHSVAKCVEGGHFAAHIIIQRSGCTTPGVCEFK, via the exons ATGACATTAACCAGAGTTCG CGAAGGAATACTTTTCGGCATGGGAAATCCTCTCTTGGATATTTCTGCAAATGTTGGAGAGGGCTACTTGATAAA ATATGGTTTGAAGCCAAACGATGCCATATTAGCTGAAGAGAAACACAGGCCACTGTACAATGaagttgttgaaatgtttCCTGTAGATTACATTGCTGGTGGCTCAACACAAAATTCGATTAAAGTTGCACAG tGGATGCTGGAAATACCAAAAAGTACAACATTTATTGGATGCATTGGAGAGGATAAATTTGGAGAAATATTAGAAAAAAAAGCTGAAGAAGTTGGAGTTCGTACTGCTTATTATAAGCAGTCAGAAGAACCTACTGGCTTGTGTGCAGCTTTATTATGTGGAACAGATAG GTCGCTTTGTGCCAACCTTGCTGCTGCCAATAAGTATAAGATTGAGCACTTGCAAAAGGAAGAAAATTGGAAACTTTTGGAACAGGCCAGCTTTATTTATATTGCA GGATTTTTCCTTACTGTCTCGCCCGAAACAATTCAGTCTGTTGCAACTCATGCTGCGCAAAATGGAAAAGTTTTTATGATGAATTTATCAG CTCCTTTTctttcacaattttttataaaaccaaTGATGGATGCTATGCCATATGTTGACATCCTCTTCGGAAATGAGACG GAAGCTCTTACTTTTTCCGAAGTGCAAAAACTTGAAACTAAAGATATAGCAGAAATTGCAAAGAAAATTGCTGGGTTACCCAAAGTGAATAGTACAAAACCAAGAATGGTAGTAATTACTCAAGGTGACCAGTCTACTATTGTTGCCAATG GTCCACATGATATTGCAACCTACCCCGTCATTGCATTGGAGCAGAGTAAAATTGTTGACACCAATGGTGCTGGAGACGCGTTTGTTGGAG GTTTCTTAGCGCAACTTGTGCAGGGCCATTCTGTAGCTAAATGTGTTGAAGGTGGACATTTTGCAGCTCATATTATAATCCAACGATCTGGTTGTACAACTCCAGGAGTTTGTGAATTTAAATGA
- the LOC143466290 gene encoding adenosine kinase-like isoform X1 has protein sequence MFNIIVTFFKKHKHSIMGSVISTSEDENESKFQEGSGRYSSDETSVSSSGDDFLFGSDSSDDGQEISLKTEVIDFEGILFGMGNPLLDISANVGEGYLIKYGLKPNDAILAEEKHRPLYNEVVEMFPVDYIAGGSTQNSIKVAQWMLEIPKSTTFIGCIGEDKFGEILEKKAEEVGVRTAYYKQSEEPTGLCAALLCGTDRSLCANLAAANKYKIEHLQKEENWKLLEQASFIYIAGFFLTVSPETIQSVATHAAQNGKVFMMNLSAPFLSQFFIKPMMDAMPYVDILFGNETEALTFSEVQKLETKDIAEIAKKIAGLPKVNSTKPRMVVITQGDQSTIVANGPHDIATYPVIALEQSKIVDTNGAGDAFVGGFLAQLVQGHSVAKCVEGGHFAAHIIIQRSGCTTPGVCEFK, from the exons atgtTCAACATAATAGTaacgttttttaaaaaacataagcATAGCATAATGGGTTCTGTTATAAGCACATCGGAAGATGAAAATGAGTCTAAATTTCAAGAAGGCAGTGGTAGATATAGTTCTGATGAAACGAGTGTGAGTAGCAGTGgtgatgattttttatttggcAGTGATAGTTCAGATGATGGCCAAGAAATATCTCTCAAAACGGAAGTCATTGATTT CGAAGGAATACTTTTCGGCATGGGAAATCCTCTCTTGGATATTTCTGCAAATGTTGGAGAGGGCTACTTGATAAA ATATGGTTTGAAGCCAAACGATGCCATATTAGCTGAAGAGAAACACAGGCCACTGTACAATGaagttgttgaaatgtttCCTGTAGATTACATTGCTGGTGGCTCAACACAAAATTCGATTAAAGTTGCACAG tGGATGCTGGAAATACCAAAAAGTACAACATTTATTGGATGCATTGGAGAGGATAAATTTGGAGAAATATTAGAAAAAAAAGCTGAAGAAGTTGGAGTTCGTACTGCTTATTATAAGCAGTCAGAAGAACCTACTGGCTTGTGTGCAGCTTTATTATGTGGAACAGATAG GTCGCTTTGTGCCAACCTTGCTGCTGCCAATAAGTATAAGATTGAGCACTTGCAAAAGGAAGAAAATTGGAAACTTTTGGAACAGGCCAGCTTTATTTATATTGCA GGATTTTTCCTTACTGTCTCGCCCGAAACAATTCAGTCTGTTGCAACTCATGCTGCGCAAAATGGAAAAGTTTTTATGATGAATTTATCAG CTCCTTTTctttcacaattttttataaaaccaaTGATGGATGCTATGCCATATGTTGACATCCTCTTCGGAAATGAGACG GAAGCTCTTACTTTTTCCGAAGTGCAAAAACTTGAAACTAAAGATATAGCAGAAATTGCAAAGAAAATTGCTGGGTTACCCAAAGTGAATAGTACAAAACCAAGAATGGTAGTAATTACTCAAGGTGACCAGTCTACTATTGTTGCCAATG GTCCACATGATATTGCAACCTACCCCGTCATTGCATTGGAGCAGAGTAAAATTGTTGACACCAATGGTGCTGGAGACGCGTTTGTTGGAG GTTTCTTAGCGCAACTTGTGCAGGGCCATTCTGTAGCTAAATGTGTTGAAGGTGGACATTTTGCAGCTCATATTATAATCCAACGATCTGGTTGTACAACTCCAGGAGTTTGTGAATTTAAATGA
- the LOC143466289 gene encoding STAM-binding protein-like A yields the protein MATAMLEPSQRLRDLFSKGSQVDINHNVPIRRYYRSCQELMRMASVYLEEKDLENSYILYAKYIVLSVEKLKTHPDFNNVPAAEKAANRKALKLAFEKAEKLKPLLKNKYEEAYKKYIQQQERATELARLEKEKRRQEEENIKAEIENQKRQLEKEQMDAFLNERRRKELEMERLEIEAKYSDQAAKDTKQPLLPIDFALPPIFCNSSSSTENTSAIATAGVAVQIPPKAATTKPAINRSLKPTLITDNSTVSNVHNVDQLSTSFTASLTISKNKYGLRTIVSPSELSSKFMKCAEANTCKNIETCGVLFGKLANEEFVITHILIPHQIGAPDSCDTTREEDMWDFQDQYNGICLGWIHSHPSQTAFLSSVDLHTHYPYQCLMPESVAIVCSGKFNEVGYFMLTPDHGMNVIGNCRKIGFHPHPSNPALFEACDHVKVSSSQKVEIVDWRKK from the exons ATGGCAACTGCAATGCTTGAACCAAGCCAAAGACTCCgtgatttattttcaaaaggaAGTCAAGTTGATATCAATCACAATGTCCCCATTCGACGATATTATCGTTCTTGCCAAGAACTTATGAGAATG GCATCCGTTTATCTAGAAGAAAAGGATTTGGAGAAttcatatattttgtatgcaaAGTATATTGT ATTGTCagttgaaaaattgaaaacacatCCAGATTTTAACAACGTGCCCGCAGCAGAGAAGGCTGCCAACAgaaaagcattaaaattaGCTTTTGAAAAAGCTGAGAAACTGAAGCctttgctgaaaaataaatatgaagAAGCATACAAAAAGTATATACAACAACag GAAAGAGCAACGGAACTTGCAAGGCTTGAAAAGGAAAAGAGAAGGCAAGAAGAGGAAAACATAAAAGCTGAAATAGAAAACCAAAAAAGGCAATTGGAAAAGGAACAAATGGACGCTTTCCTTAATGAAAGAAGACGAAAAGAATTGGAAATGGAAAGGCTGGAAATAGAAGCCAA ATATAGTGATCAAGCAGCAAAGGATACAAAACAACCACTTCTCCCAATTGACTTTGCTCTGCCACCCATTTTTTGTAATAGTTCATCATCAACAGAAAACACCTCAGCTATTGCTACAGCTGGTGTTGCTGTACAAATTCCTCCCAAAGCAG cAACAACAAAGCCTGCAATTAATCGATCTTTAAAACCAACATTGATCACTGACAATTCTACTGTTTCAAATGTTCATAACGTGGATCAGTTGTCAACCTCATTTACTGC GTCCCTTaccatttcaaaaaataaatatggaTTAAGAACAATTGTATCACCGAGTGAGCTTTCAAgcaaatttatgaaatgtgCAGAGGCAAATACctgtaaaaatattgaaacCTGTGGAGTTTTATTTGGGAAACTG GCCAATGAAGAATTTGTTATAACACACATTCTTATACCACATCAAATTGGAGCACCAGATAGTTGTGACACCACCAGAGAAGAAGATATGTGGGACTTTCAAGATCAGTATAATGGCATTTGCCTGGGATGGATTCAT AGTCATCCTTCACAAACTGCGTTTTTATCAAGTGTTGATTTGCATACACACTACCCATATCAGTGTTTGATGCCTGAATCTGTAGCAATTGTTTGTTCTGGAAAATTTAATGAA GTTGGTTATTTTATGCTAACACCAGACCACGGGATGAATGTTATAGGCAACTGTAGAAAGATAGGTTTTCACCCACATCCCTCTAATCCTGCCTTGTTTGAA GCTTGTGATCACGTGAAGGTTTCATCCTCTCAGAAAGTGGAAATTGTTGACTGGAGAAAAAAATGA
- the LOC143465987 gene encoding uncharacterized protein LOC143465987: MWYGMLVFRTSGFCKIIQVSSVEHFNLPIDSFEDFDRVESLLAEKSQAHVFISYLETIGGITAKDVISMMLSKLLTCELATNCNWMGKGHKTGMHSSQLAKAVIDAAKKSGIKEAESICEIKKWLKNASDREGGRLKRMKNKMDKERKDEATRRQLYFMNFDSSSTSDDSG, encoded by the exons ATGTGGTACGGTATGCTCGTTTTTCGTACTTCCGGATTCTGTAAAATAATCCAAGTTTCTTCGGTGGAACACTTCAACTTGCCGATAGATTCATTTGAGGATTTTGATAGGGTGGAATCACTGCTAGCAGAGAAATCACAAGCGCATGTTTTT atttccTATCTAGAAACAATAGGTGGCATAACAGCAAAAGATGTTATCAGCATGATGTTGAGCAAATTGTTGACCTGTGAACTGGCAACCAATTGTAATTGGATGGGAAAGGGTCATAAGACAGGAATGCATTCATCACAACTCGCAAAAGCTGTTATAG ATGCTGCCAAGAAATCGGGTATTAAGGAAGCAGAGAGTATCTGCGAGATCAAGAAATGGTTAAAAAATGCTAGTGATAGGGAAGGGGGACGGCTAAAAAGAATGAAGAACAAAATGG ataaagaGCGGAAAGATGAAGCCACGCGCAGACAATTGTATTTCATGAATTTCGACTCATCTTCTACAAGTGATGATAGCGGATGA